In Humidesulfovibrio mexicanus, a single genomic region encodes these proteins:
- the atpB gene encoding F0F1 ATP synthase subunit A: protein MSAGLPHPLTYSMIIDEKLGLGLPPHVYYMWLAMIILFTCAFMLRGRLQLVPGGLQNVFETVIGGLEDFTVANIGEEGRRVFPFLCSIFIFILVMNYIGLIPGCDAATANVNTNAAMAICVFLYYNYIGIKKWGFGYIKHFMGPMAALAPLMLILETVSHLARPVSLTLRLFGNIRGEEIVLVLLFVLAPVLGTLPMYFLFILGKTIQAFIFFMLTMIYLKGSLEHAH from the coding sequence ATGTCTGCAGGACTTCCGCATCCGCTGACCTATTCGATGATCATCGACGAGAAGCTGGGGCTGGGTCTGCCGCCGCACGTGTATTACATGTGGCTGGCCATGATCATTCTGTTCACCTGCGCCTTCATGCTGCGCGGGCGACTCCAGCTGGTGCCCGGCGGGCTGCAGAACGTGTTCGAGACCGTCATCGGCGGGCTTGAGGACTTCACGGTGGCGAACATAGGAGAGGAAGGCCGAAGGGTGTTCCCGTTCCTGTGCTCCATCTTCATCTTCATCCTGGTGATGAACTACATCGGCCTGATCCCCGGCTGCGACGCCGCCACGGCCAACGTGAACACCAATGCCGCCATGGCCATCTGCGTGTTCCTCTATTACAACTACATCGGCATCAAGAAATGGGGCTTCGGCTACATTAAGCACTTCATGGGCCCCATGGCCGCACTGGCCCCGCTGATGCTCATTCTTGAGACCGTGAGCCACCTGGCCCGCCCGGTCTCGCTCACCCTCCGTCTTTTCGGCAACATCCGCGGCGAGGAAATCGTCCTGGTGCTGCTCTTCGTGCTTGCTCCGGTGCTCGGCACCCTGCCCATGTACTTCCTGTTCATCCTGGGCAAAACCATTCAGGCCTTCATCTTCTTCATGCTCACCATGATCTACTTGAAGGGCTCCCTGGAGCACGCCCACTAA
- a CDS encoding redox-sensing transcriptional repressor Rex: MKSEHIPKATIARLATYIQVLSEFKREGTDVVSSERLAEACSVNSSQIRKDLAYFGEFGVRGVGYYVQDLITSIKRSLGIDRAWNCALVGVGNLGRALLRHREFSRKGFIIRGAFDCDPYKIGEVVEGMEIVCSRQLPAKVKELGLDIGVITTPPERAQRAANYLIGAGIKGIINFAPARIAVPKHIHLEYVDFFHYFYAAAFHIRFDESRD, translated from the coding sequence GTGAAGAGCGAGCATATTCCCAAGGCCACCATTGCCCGACTGGCCACCTACATACAGGTCCTGTCGGAATTCAAGCGCGAGGGCACCGACGTTGTCTCCTCGGAGCGCCTGGCCGAGGCCTGCTCCGTGAATTCTTCGCAAATCCGTAAGGACTTGGCTTACTTCGGAGAATTCGGCGTCCGGGGTGTGGGCTACTACGTCCAGGATCTCATCACCTCCATCAAGCGTTCTCTCGGCATCGACCGCGCCTGGAACTGCGCGCTTGTGGGCGTGGGCAACCTGGGGCGCGCGCTTTTGCGCCACCGAGAGTTCTCGCGCAAGGGCTTCATCATCCGCGGCGCCTTCGACTGCGATCCCTACAAGATCGGCGAGGTGGTGGAAGGCATGGAGATTGTCTGCTCCCGCCAGTTGCCCGCCAAGGTCAAGGAACTGGGCCTGGATATCGGCGTCATCACCACGCCGCCGGAACGCGCCCAGCGCGCCGCCAATTACCTCATCGGCGCGGGCATCAAGGGCATCATCAACTTCGCCCCGGCGCGCATCGCCGTGCCCAAGCACATCCATTTGGAGTATGTGGATTTCTTCCACTATTTCTACGCCGCCGCTTTCCACATCCGTTTCGACGAATCCCGCGATTGA
- the budA gene encoding acetolactate decarboxylase — protein MQRIMQFVFSTILSLACLASAMAADTPALTQVGVIDALLAGGYEGAMSIERVRALGDIGLGTFDALDGEMVVLDGRVHQVLASGAVVIPPDSLTTPFAQVARMGAQAAFPLEPGLDLEGLGRRLDAVLGDANVFAAARVDGRFASLSARSVPRQSPPYRPLAEVAKEQTLFRFQAVEGTLVGLRGPAYAKGLGVPGWHWHFLTRDRTRGGHVLSCVLDATARPQARVSALRRFVLVLPDKGLSGFDLGRDRSGELHSVEAPQ, from the coding sequence ATGCAGCGCATCATGCAATTCGTTTTCTCGACGATTCTTTCGCTGGCCTGCCTCGCCAGCGCCATGGCGGCGGATACCCCCGCGCTCACGCAGGTCGGCGTCATCGATGCGCTGCTCGCCGGGGGGTACGAGGGGGCCATGTCCATCGAACGTGTGCGCGCCTTGGGCGACATCGGGCTGGGCACCTTCGACGCCCTTGACGGCGAGATGGTGGTGCTGGACGGTCGCGTGCACCAGGTGCTGGCCAGCGGCGCTGTGGTCATTCCGCCGGACAGTCTGACCACCCCCTTTGCCCAGGTGGCGCGCATGGGCGCGCAGGCGGCCTTCCCCCTTGAGCCCGGGCTGGACCTGGAGGGTTTGGGGCGGCGCCTGGACGCGGTGCTTGGCGATGCCAACGTCTTTGCCGCGGCGCGTGTGGATGGCCGCTTCGCCAGCCTCAGCGCGCGCAGCGTGCCCCGCCAGAGCCCTCCGTACCGGCCGTTGGCCGAGGTGGCCAAGGAGCAGACCCTGTTCCGTTTCCAGGCCGTGGAGGGGACGCTTGTGGGCCTGCGCGGCCCGGCCTACGCCAAGGGCTTGGGCGTTCCGGGCTGGCATTGGCATTTTCTTACCCGTGACCGCACGCGCGGCGGACATGTGCTTTCCTGCGTGCTGGACGCCACGGCACGCCCCCAGGCGCGGGTGTCCGCATTGCGCCGCTTTGTGCTTGTCCTGCCGGACAAGGGGCTTTCGGGCTTCGACCTTGGCCGCGACCGCAGCGGGGAGCTGCATTCCGTGGAGGCCCCGCAGTGA
- a CDS encoding ATP synthase F0 subunit C, which produces MRKALLMTLAMVLCASAAFASDDVAAAGAAVGPVAAWATAIGMGIAAGLCGIGQGLGLKAACEGTARNPEAGGKITVTLILGLAFIESLAIYALVVNLILLFVKPLGA; this is translated from the coding sequence ATGCGTAAAGCTCTTCTGATGACCCTGGCTATGGTTCTCTGCGCTTCCGCCGCCTTCGCTTCCGACGATGTCGCCGCCGCCGGCGCCGCTGTCGGCCCCGTGGCCGCCTGGGCCACCGCCATCGGCATGGGCATCGCCGCCGGCCTCTGCGGCATCGGTCAGGGCCTTGGCCTGAAGGCCGCCTGCGAAGGCACCGCCCGCAACCCCGAAGCCGGTGGCAAGATCACCGTTACCCTGATCCTGGGCCTGGCCTTCATCGAGTCCCTGGCCATTTACGCCCTGGTCGTCAACCTGATCCTGCTCTTCGTGAAGCCCCTGGGCGCCTAG
- a CDS encoding ATP synthase subunit I, with the protein MFAELVRKMDAVLYRRGFALVEARRLMRNQVLLAAGGSAVACLASGFSNWGFSFAAGACIISINFWWLSKAAQELVRVRRGAMFTLLTLFYGRLVLTAAAIAMLVAWAGASAYGLLAGLSTAIANAVLWGVLQIRHKVPTVGKGKEA; encoded by the coding sequence ATGTTCGCAGAGCTTGTCCGGAAGATGGACGCCGTATTGTACCGCCGGGGCTTCGCCCTGGTGGAGGCAAGGCGGCTGATGCGCAACCAGGTGCTTCTGGCCGCGGGTGGGTCGGCGGTTGCGTGTCTGGCGAGCGGGTTCTCCAACTGGGGGTTCTCCTTCGCCGCCGGTGCGTGCATCATCAGCATCAATTTCTGGTGGCTTTCCAAGGCCGCGCAAGAGTTGGTCCGGGTGAGGCGCGGCGCCATGTTCACGCTTTTGACGCTCTTTTACGGAAGGCTGGTGTTGACCGCCGCCGCCATCGCCATGCTGGTCGCATGGGCCGGGGCGTCGGCTTACGGGCTTTTGGCCGGGCTCTCCACCGCGATCGCCAACGCGGTGTTGTGGGGGGTTCTTCAGATCAGGCACAAAGTCCCCACTGTGGGGAAGGGGAAGGAGGCTTAG
- a CDS encoding chemotaxis protein CheD has product MQDIDQLPRVFLHTGDCYLGVQPTLVTTVLGSCVAVTMCDPRKGLGAICHAFLPNSVTFDSHGREPQLCRFVDTALDSMYASLLKLAVRPEDLVVKVFGGASGLMGGVQRTSLYDIGSRNIMAVRLWLMNHGLPIFKSQVGGNNGRKLHFLTHTGDVWVKQLNRSGREG; this is encoded by the coding sequence GTGCAGGATATTGATCAGCTCCCACGAGTGTTTCTCCATACGGGCGACTGCTACCTCGGCGTCCAGCCCACCCTGGTCACCACGGTGCTCGGCTCCTGCGTGGCCGTCACCATGTGCGATCCGCGCAAGGGGCTCGGCGCCATATGCCACGCCTTTTTGCCGAACAGCGTGACCTTTGATTCGCATGGACGCGAGCCCCAGCTCTGCCGCTTTGTCGATACCGCCCTGGACAGCATGTACGCCTCGCTTTTGAAGCTGGCGGTCCGGCCCGAAGATCTCGTGGTCAAGGTCTTCGGCGGGGCTTCCGGGCTTATGGGCGGGGTGCAGCGCACGTCGCTCTACGATATCGGCAGCAGGAACATCATGGCCGTCCGCCTCTGGCTCATGAACCATGGCCTGCCCATCTTCAAGTCGCAGGTGGGCGGAAACAACGGGAGAAAGCTCCATTTTCTCACGCATACTGGCGATGTGTGGGTGAAGCAGTTGAACCGCAGCGGAAGGGAAGGGTGA